Proteins encoded within one genomic window of Verrucomicrobiales bacterium:
- a CDS encoding SAM-dependent methyltransferase, which produces MPLLESQAREEILRSGPISFARFMSLALYCPVFGYYETHDRTIGRSGDFFTSVSVGDVFGQILGCRFATWLKSIQPGETHLVECGAHDGRLAGDILAWLRKHEPALFASLTYWIVEPSPVREQRQQNQLAEYAPRVRWVEALQNLPRLRGVLFSNELLDAFPVHVIRWHSDSGRWRERGVDWSPIENRFVWVDLPEPRIHIETELARAGLLIPSELAQVLPNGFTVELCPEALDWWAAAAGTLDVGWMIACDYGLTSAELLRPERTRGTLRAYRDHRVIDDVLAEPGTQDLTAHVNFSAVASSGEAQGLVTEDLARQGECLARWVTEALSRGVFADWTPAQRRQFQTLVHPSHLGHAFRILIQSKGVAGAAVV; this is translated from the coding sequence ATGCCTTTGCTTGAATCCCAAGCGCGGGAGGAAATCCTCCGATCCGGCCCGATCTCATTTGCCCGCTTCATGAGTCTCGCTCTCTATTGCCCAGTTTTCGGCTATTACGAGACCCACGACAGGACAATCGGCCGTTCTGGAGATTTCTTTACCAGTGTCAGCGTGGGGGATGTCTTTGGTCAGATTTTAGGCTGCCGTTTTGCTACCTGGCTGAAATCGATTCAGCCCGGCGAAACCCACCTGGTGGAGTGCGGTGCCCACGACGGTCGGCTCGCCGGTGACATCCTCGCCTGGCTCAGGAAACACGAACCGGCGCTGTTCGCCTCCCTGACTTACTGGATCGTGGAACCCTCGCCGGTGCGGGAGCAGCGCCAGCAGAATCAGCTGGCCGAGTACGCCCCGCGTGTGCGTTGGGTGGAGGCGCTGCAGAATTTGCCTCGGTTGCGCGGGGTTCTCTTTTCCAACGAACTGCTCGACGCGTTCCCCGTCCATGTCATTCGATGGCACTCGGACTCCGGCCGCTGGCGCGAGCGCGGGGTTGATTGGAGCCCGATCGAGAATCGCTTCGTCTGGGTCGATCTTCCCGAACCACGGATTCACATCGAGACGGAGCTGGCCCGGGCCGGACTGCTCATTCCGTCGGAACTCGCCCAAGTGCTCCCGAATGGGTTCACGGTGGAGCTTTGTCCAGAGGCGCTGGATTGGTGGGCGGCAGCCGCCGGCACGCTGGACGTGGGTTGGATGATCGCCTGCGACTACGGTCTCACCTCGGCGGAGCTGCTTCGGCCGGAACGAACCCGCGGAACACTCCGGGCTTATCGAGACCATCGTGTCATCGACGATGTGCTCGCTGAGCCCGGCACACAGGACCTCACCGCTCATGTTAATTTCTCCGCGGTCGCGTCCTCCGGAGAGGCTCAGGGTTTGGTGACAGAAGATCTGGCGCGTCAGGGCGAGTGTCTGGCTCGGTGGGTTACCGAGGCGTTGTCGCGTGGTGTATTTGCCGACTGGACGCCAGCGCAGCGACGCCAGTTTCAAACGCTGGTTCATCCATCTCATCTGGGCCACGCTTTTCGAATCTTGATACAGTCGAAGGGCGTGGCGGGTGCGGCGGTGGTGTGA